One part of the Streptomyces sp. AM 2-1-1 genome encodes these proteins:
- a CDS encoding sugar ABC transporter substrate-binding protein, whose amino-acid sequence MTAHITDGSRQRRRRLDRRVVVPLTVVSALVGAVALSGCGAQRDESVFTVLNSSTDDSYHGWDAATLKRCSKQLGVTIEQQSVPAAQVMTKSLRMASSKSLPDIIQFDGSEMPTFAETGGLLDLKKLGVSTADIPEGILDYGSYKGTYYGAARTVNTLALFYNKDILDKAGLPVPTTWAEMRSTAEKLTKSGSYGVALSAGGAEDGVYQFTPFMWSNGGDETALDSPRVVEALDYWKSLIKDGSLSKSTVNWTQADVNDQFMAGNAAMMINGPWQVETLNTKKNLHWGIAQIPVPEAGEDSVGPLGGGMLTIPDVGDTAREKTSAKIVNCMTSEQEEVTYALNSWMIPANQKAAAVWREKVPSLSSLADQVATARSRTAKLGSGWTSVSLALQSAFQSALTGQSSESALKHAQQRVESGN is encoded by the coding sequence GTGACAGCACATATAACGGACGGATCGCGCCAGCGGCGCCGCCGTCTCGACCGGCGGGTCGTCGTCCCGCTCACCGTTGTCTCCGCGCTCGTCGGCGCCGTCGCTCTCTCGGGCTGCGGTGCGCAGCGGGACGAGAGCGTGTTCACCGTCCTGAACTCCTCGACGGACGACTCGTACCACGGCTGGGACGCGGCGACGCTGAAGCGCTGCAGCAAGCAGCTGGGCGTCACCATCGAGCAGCAGTCCGTCCCGGCCGCGCAGGTCATGACGAAGTCGTTGCGGATGGCCTCCTCGAAGTCGCTGCCCGACATCATCCAGTTCGACGGTTCCGAGATGCCGACGTTCGCCGAGACCGGCGGTCTGCTGGACCTGAAGAAGCTGGGCGTCTCCACCGCGGACATCCCCGAGGGCATCCTGGACTACGGCTCGTACAAGGGCACGTACTACGGGGCCGCGCGCACGGTGAACACCCTCGCGCTCTTCTACAACAAGGACATCCTCGACAAGGCCGGCCTGCCGGTGCCCACCACGTGGGCCGAGATGCGGTCGACGGCCGAGAAGCTCACGAAGAGCGGGAGCTACGGCGTCGCGCTGAGCGCGGGCGGCGCGGAGGACGGGGTCTACCAGTTCACCCCGTTCATGTGGTCCAACGGCGGTGACGAGACCGCCCTCGACAGCCCTCGGGTGGTCGAGGCGCTGGACTACTGGAAGTCGCTCATCAAGGACGGCTCGCTCTCGAAGTCCACGGTCAACTGGACCCAGGCCGACGTCAACGACCAGTTCATGGCGGGCAACGCGGCCATGATGATCAACGGTCCGTGGCAGGTCGAGACGCTCAACACCAAGAAGAACCTGCACTGGGGCATCGCGCAGATCCCGGTCCCGGAGGCCGGCGAGGACTCGGTGGGCCCGCTGGGCGGCGGCATGCTCACCATCCCCGACGTCGGTGACACCGCGCGGGAGAAGACCTCCGCGAAGATCGTCAACTGCATGACCAGCGAGCAGGAGGAAGTCACCTACGCGCTGAACAGCTGGATGATCCCCGCCAACCAGAAGGCCGCGGCCGTGTGGCGCGAGAAGGTCCCGTCGCTGAGCTCGCTCGCCGACCAGGTCGCCACGGCCCGCTCGCGCACCGCGAAGCTCGGTTCCGGCTGGACCTCGGTCTCGCTGGCCCTGCAGAGCGCCTTCCAGTCGGCCCTCACGGGGCAGTCCAGTGAGTCGGCCCTCAAGCACGCCCAGCAGCGTGTCGAGAGCGGGAACTGA